The stretch of DNA GACACGGCGCGATGGCCCAGGGCGGGTACGTCACCAGCGGGCCGAACACGTGGCCGAAACACCAAGCGAACACCACCGACCGGATGATGCGACCGGGCGACATCGTCTACGCCGACTTCTACAACATCGGCTATCTGGGGTATCGGTCCTGCTACTACCGCACGTTCTCGATGGGTGAACCCACGCAGGCCCAGCAAGACGCCTACGAGACCGCCCGCGACAACCTCTACGACGTCCTCGAACGCATCGAGCCAGGCGCGACCACCGACGAGATCGCGCAGGGGTTCCCGGACATGGAAGGCGAGCACGCCGACTGGTACGACGCCGACGAGCACTGGCAGATGACGACGAATCACTGGGCGCACGGCCTCGGCCTTCAGCTCTACGAGGTCCCGCTGATCTGGCGGGGGCTCTCGCCGGAGCACCCGATCGAGATCGAGGAGGGGATGACGATGGCGGTCGAGACGATGGAGCCGGCCGATCGTCAGGGCGTCCGGGTCGAGGAGATGGTCGTCGTCCGCGAGAACGGCGTCGAAATCTTGAGTCAATGGCCAGTCGAGGAGATCACCCGAATCGACTACTGAGAAGAAACACGGAATCCACTTCGAGTGATCCGCTGCAGAATCCGCAGTCGAGAACTGGTGCGTCTGGACGATCCCGATGCAAATGAGAGACCGCAGGCCACACCCTCCCCAACCGACTGCGCTCCTCGCTCGCTTCGCTCGCTGTGGTGCTCATCCCTCGTGCGAGTCGCGCGTCTTCGACGCGCTCACGGGTCGCTTTCGCTCCCCGTTCACGTCCGCGGCCCTCTCTTCGGTCGCGCCGCGCTCCGCTCCCACGCGCCACCGCGCCTCAATGTGAGGAAAGCTCCACCGACAGCATAGAAACGTTTAGCAGGCTGCGCCCGCCATTGACGACAAATGCAACTCGGTACCGGACTGTTCACCGGCCAGCGCCGCCCCGACGACGACCGATCGATGAGCGAGCTCTACGACGAGATGCTCACGCTCGGGCGCGCGATCGACGACGCCGGACTCGACAGCGCGTGGGTCTCCGAGCACCACTTCGCCGAGGACGGCTATCTCTCGGGGACGATGCCCGTTCTCGGGGCGCTCGCGGCCGCCACCTCCGACATCGAGATCGGGACGTGCATCGCGCTCGCGCCGCTCTATGATGGCGTCCGTCTCGCCGAGGACGCCGCGACGGTCGACCTCCTTTCCGATGAGCGGCTCACACTCGGTCTCGCGATCGGGTCGAACCCCGACGAGTTCGAGCAGTTCGGCGTTCCGATCGAGGAGCGCGCCGAGCGGCTTGCGGACCAAGTGAACCTTCTCCGGGCGGCGTGGTCCGACGGTCCACTCGATTACGACGCCGAGTTCCACGACGTCGCGCCCGACGTCACCGTGACCCCGAAACCCGATCGTGAGGTTCCGCTGATGCTCGGCGGCGCGGCGAAGCCGGCTGTCAGGCGGGCCGCCCGGACCGCCGACGCGTGGTGTGCGCCCTCGAAGCTCTCGCTCACCGGGCTGGAAAAGCGCGTCGAGGACATTCGTGATGTTCGCGCCGAGGAGGACATCGACGGCGAGTTCACAGTCTATGCGCTCCAGCACGGCTGGGTCGGCGACTCGCGCGAAGAGGCGTGGGAGACGATGAAACCAGGCTACTTCTACATACAGCGCCGCTACGCCGAGATCTTCTCGGGCGAGCCGGTCGATGAGCTCCCCGACGAACGCAAACAGGAATTGAAAGACCAGGCGATCTTCGGCACGCCCGACCAGGTCGCCGACGAGCTCGACCGCTACCGCGAGGCCGCTGGCGACGACGTTCACTGCGTGTTCCGTACGTACCACCCGGGTGTCGGCACCGACGCGATGGCCGAGTGTATCGAGCGACTCGGCACCGAAGTCGCACCGAAACTCCGCTGAGACAAGGTCGTCGGCGGTCGTGCGGCGTTACTCGGGTCGGCCGCCCTCCTCGTTCGAGGCGTACCGGAGGTGGATGTGGATCTCGTCGATCGCGGCGAGCAGTTTGTCGGGCAGCTCCTCTCGGAGGAGGTCGCCTTTCACCCGATTCGCGGGACCGGAGATGCTGATCGCGCCCACCGGATAGCCGTCGGCGTCGCGGATCGGCGCGCCGACCGCGTTCAGCCCCGTGATCGACTCCCCACGATTGAACGCGTAGCCGCGCTCGTCGATCCCGTCGAGTTCGCCGAGCAGCTCGTCGCGCTCGGTGATCGTGTGCTCGGTCTGTTCGGGGAGGCCACAGTGATCGAGAACGTCCCGAACTTCTTCATCGGGGAGCTGTGAGAGGATCGCCTTCCCGGCGGCGAGCTGGTGGAGATATCGTCGCTGGCCGACCCGTGCGGAGGTTTCGAGCGGGTTGTCGCCGTAGGACTTGTAGAGGTGGACGCTGAAACGGCCGTCCTTCGCGACCAGCCAGACCTTCTCGTCGGTCTCGGACGCCAACCGATCGACGAGCGGGCGGGCGGCGTGATAGAAGTCGATCCGGTCGCGCGCGCGCATCCCGAAATCGAGCAACCGGAGTCCGAGGTGGTACTCGCCGTCCGTCCGACGGACGAGGTCGTTGTCTTCGAGGGTCAGGAGGTGGCGATGGATGGTGCTTCGGGCCATCTCGAACTCGTCGGCGAGTCCCGCGAGACTCAGCCGTCCGTTGGCCTTCAGGAGTTCGAGGATCCGGATGGAGGTTTCGGTGGTGGTTACCGGACGATTCGACCGTTCGTTGCCGGACATGCCGAGGGGTATGTAGCTGCCCGTATTGGGCTTTGTGGACCACGACGATGCGAGACACCCCAACCGAACCGCAGCCGCGAAACGGGGGCGCGATGGCGTCAGTCGGCCGCTTCAGCCGTCCCGGTCCGACCGCTTCCCTCGACCCAGCGAACGAGGCCGACGAACGGGATCCCGGTGAGGAGCGCGAGTCCCGCGATCGCCATCGTCGAAAGCGAGAGCCCGGCGAAGTCGACGATCGACGAGTAAAACGAGAACAGGAGGAAGAGCGGGAACACCGTGCCGATCGCGTACCGCCACGGGGTGGCGAGCGCTCGTGCGATCGATCCCGCACCCTTCGTGAACTCCGCAACAGCCTCGTCGCCGAGCACCCACGCGGCGTAGATCATGAATCCGATCAGTCCGAGGGTCATGAGCTGACTCACGAGCGGGCCGGCGACGAACGCGAAAATCCCTCCGTTGAACGCGTTGATCGCGCCGGTTCCGAGGACGAGCACGAACAGACCGAGGGTGACCGGCGTGCGGTCGTACCCGAACTCGTCGACGACGTACGACACCGGGATCTCGAGCATGCTGATCGAACTCGACAGCGCCGCGAACAACACCACGAGGAAGAACGTCGCGCCGATGAACCGTCCCGCGGGAAGCTCGGCGAACGCCCCGGCGATACTCACGAACAGCGCGCCCGTCCCGCCGCCGGTCGGCCCGCCGACGACCGAGAACAGCAGCGGGAACACCACGAGACCGGCGAGCACGCCGATCCCGAGGTTCAAGACTGCGATGATCGAGCCGTCGGCCGGGAGCGAGCGATCCTCGCCGAGATACGACGCGTAGGTCAGCATCGTTCCACCGCCGATCGAGAGCGTGAACAGCGCCTGACCGGCCGCCGCGCCGAGCACCGCCACGAAGTTGTCGGCGAGATACCCGCCGTCAAAGGAGAGGAAGAAGTCGTAGCCCGCGGCTGCGTTCGGCTGCTGGAACGCCCACACCGCGAGGGCGGCCAGCAACACCACGACCGCGGGCATCATGACCTTCGTGGTGGCCTCGATCCCCTTGCGGATGCCGGCGATGACGACCAGTGCGGTCAAGACGAGAAAGACCACCTGAAAGCCGAACGCCTGGAGACCGAAGTCGATACTGCTGAAGTGGGCTTCGGGCTGGGCGAAGTACGCGCCGGTGAAACTCTCGAGGAAGTACCGGAGCACCCAGCCGCCGACGACGCTGTAAAACGAAACCAGCACGAGCGAGGTCACGATACAGAGCCCGCCGAGCGCGGTCCAGCCACGGCCACCGCGGAGCGACTCGAACGCACCGACCGGGTTGCGGTTCGCACGCCGGCCGATCACGAACGCCGCGAGGAGGCCGGGAACGCCGACGCCGAGCACGATGAACAGATACGTAACCAGAAACGCGCTCCCGCCGTTTTCGGCCGTCAT from Halococcus salifodinae DSM 8989 encodes:
- a CDS encoding LLM class flavin-dependent oxidoreductase, with the protein product MQLGTGLFTGQRRPDDDRSMSELYDEMLTLGRAIDDAGLDSAWVSEHHFAEDGYLSGTMPVLGALAAATSDIEIGTCIALAPLYDGVRLAEDAATVDLLSDERLTLGLAIGSNPDEFEQFGVPIEERAERLADQVNLLRAAWSDGPLDYDAEFHDVAPDVTVTPKPDREVPLMLGGAAKPAVRRAARTADAWCAPSKLSLTGLEKRVEDIRDVRAEEDIDGEFTVYALQHGWVGDSREEAWETMKPGYFYIQRRYAEIFSGEPVDELPDERKQELKDQAIFGTPDQVADELDRYREAAGDDVHCVFRTYHPGVGTDAMAECIERLGTEVAPKLR
- a CDS encoding IclR family transcriptional regulator, giving the protein MSGNERSNRPVTTTETSIRILELLKANGRLSLAGLADEFEMARSTIHRHLLTLEDNDLVRRTDGEYHLGLRLLDFGMRARDRIDFYHAARPLVDRLASETDEKVWLVAKDGRFSVHLYKSYGDNPLETSARVGQRRYLHQLAAGKAILSQLPDEEVRDVLDHCGLPEQTEHTITERDELLGELDGIDERGYAFNRGESITGLNAVGAPIRDADGYPVGAISISGPANRVKGDLLREELPDKLLAAIDEIHIHLRYASNEEGGRPE
- a CDS encoding sodium-dependent transporter codes for the protein MTRDTWATRVGFILAAVGSAVGLGNIWRFPWMTAENGGSAFLVTYLFIVLGVGVPGLLAAFVIGRRANRNPVGAFESLRGGRGWTALGGLCIVTSLVLVSFYSVVGGWVLRYFLESFTGAYFAQPEAHFSSIDFGLQAFGFQVVFLVLTALVVIAGIRKGIEATTKVMMPAVVVLLAALAVWAFQQPNAAAGYDFFLSFDGGYLADNFVAVLGAAAGQALFTLSIGGGTMLTYASYLGEDRSLPADGSIIAVLNLGIGVLAGLVVFPLLFSVVGGPTGGGTGALFVSIAGAFAELPAGRFIGATFFLVVLFAALSSSISMLEIPVSYVVDEFGYDRTPVTLGLFVLVLGTGAINAFNGGIFAFVAGPLVSQLMTLGLIGFMIYAAWVLGDEAVAEFTKGAGSIARALATPWRYAIGTVFPLFLLFSFYSSIVDFAGLSLSTMAIAGLALLTGIPFVGLVRWVEGSGRTGTAEAAD